AACAGTTTCGATTCGTTCTGCTTCTGAAGTTGCTGCAACGGCGACTGCAAATGCAACGGCCGTAAAAACATGGCATTATCAAATAAAAAATGCACGTGATTTTTCTTGGGCATCATCTCCGGCTTTTATTTTAGATGGAGCCAAAATTAATTTACCAAGTGGTAAAAAAGCATTGGCATTATCAGCTTATCCTGTTGAAAGTGACGGAAAAGATGGTTACGGGCGTTCAACTGAATATGTAAAAGCAGCGATTGAAAACTATTCTAAAAGATGGTTTGAATATCCTTATCCTGTAGCAACAAACGTAGCAGGAAACGAAGGCGGAATGGAATATCCAGGAATTGTTTTTTGCGGATGGGAATCTAAAGGAAAAGATTTATGGGGAGTTACAGATCACGAATTTGGACACATTTGGTTTCCTATGATTGTAGGTTCAAACGAGAGATTATTTGCCTGGATGGATGAAGGTTTTAATACTTTTATAAATTCATTAAGTACGGCAGAATTTAACAAAGGCGAATATAATGATCCTCCAACAGATTTGCATAAAAATGCGGAGCCTTTTACAAGACCTGATTTAGAAACTATCATGAGTTCTCCTGATAATATGAAGGAAGCAAATATAGGTATGTTATGTTATTTCAAGCCAAGTTCAGGATTAATAATCTTAAGAGAGCAAATATTAGGAAAAGAGCGTTTTGATACTGCTTTCCGTACTTATGTAGAGCGTTGGGCTTACAAACATCCACAACCAGATGACTTTTTCAGATCTATGGAAAATGTTGCTGGTGAAGACTTAAGCTGGTTCTGGAGAAGCTGGTACGTTAACAACTGGCGTTTTGACCAAGGTGTAAATTCAATTAAATATGTAAAAAACGATCCGTCAAAAGGAGTTGTAATTACAGTTGAAAATTTTGATAAAATGCCAATGCCAATTGTTTTAGATGTTAAAACAAAAAGTGGTAAAGTTTCAAGAGTTACTGTTCCTGTAGAAATATGGCAACGTAACAATGTGTGGTCATTCAAACATGATTCTACAGAAGAAATTCAAAGTATAACACTTGATCCTGATCATGTTTTTCCAGATCATAATGAAGCAAATAATATCTGGACAGCCGGAAAAAGTACAATAGAAAAAGACATAATTTTAGACGGTTATTTAGGAATATATTCAACAACTAAAGCACCACTTAAAATTGAATTTACAGAAAAAAACAGCACATTAAATGCTGAGATTACAAACTATCCAAAGTTTCCTGTATCACCGGTAGAGAACGAAAAAGATACATTTGAATCAACTGGAGCTGGATTAAAATTTAAGTTTAATGAAGCAAAAACAGGATTTGATATGATAATTTTAGGCAGCGGACAATCGATTCCGTTTACTAAATAAGAATTAGAAATATACAATACTAAAATATTTAAAACCCGATAGTTATTCTATAGCTATCGGGTTTTCTTTTTGTTTCAGGTTTTCTATTTTGTTTCAAGTTTCAGGTTAAAAAAGAAACCTCAGAACCTCAGTATCTCAGAACCTTAGTAGCTTACAAAAAATAACATTACATTAAAAAAATGTTAGAATTTTAATTTTTTGTTTTGAGAATTAAAAAATAGTGTACTTTTGCACCAATGAATAAAATAAGTTTACATATAACTTCTTTGTCACGGACAAACTCACCTGTAACTTCTCCCGAAGTACGGATACTATCTCTATAGTATTCACAGAGTTTTTCGCCGCGTATTTATTTATATTCATTTTTCATTTTGAAATCACATAATTTGTCCATTGGACAAACATATCCTAAAAGTATATATTATTTTTTGAATTTTCTTAGTCAAGTTTTTGATTTTGAGAATGTTACTTCTTTTTTGTCTATTTTTATTGGATTGAATTCAGGATTTCAAACTAAACAATACGTTTTAATTTTTAACTCTAACTTCAACTATTGAAATGAAAATCTCTATTGTTGTTACTCAGGAAGAACACTTCAAATTCGCACAGGAAATTTGCGATACAATAGAATCATCTGCCTTGTTAAGAGGTACAGGGATTGCTAAAAGAACTCCTGAATACATTCAGAAAAAAATGTCGAACGGTGATGCGATGATTGCTTTGGCAGATGGAAAATTTGCAGGTTTTTGTTATATCGAAAGTTGGCAACACGGCAAGTTCGTGGCGCATTCAGGCTTAATTGTACATCCGGATTATAGAAGTTTGGGCTTGGCAAAAAAGATCAAATCAAAGGTTTTTGATTATTCTCTAAAAAGATATCCAGACGCTAAAATATTTGGAATTACAACCGGTTTGGCTGTAATGAAAATCAACTCTGATCTTGGTTACAAACCCGTGCCTTTCTCTGAACTTACGACAGATCCAAGTTTCTGGTCTGGCTGTAAAACCTGTACCAATTATGAAATTCTAAAAAGCAAAGAAAACAAAATGTGTCTTTGCACAGGAATGTTGTACGACCCGAAAGAAAAACAAAAAGATCCGCCAAGACATCCTTTTAACGAAGCCGTTTTAAGCAGATTAAAGAAAATAAAACAAGCCTTATTCTTAAATAAACTATTGTCGTTTATCTTTTTAACCTAAGAATAAATTAAAAAAGAAATCTCAAACTTGCTACATACGAAAGTATTAGCCTAAATTATAAAAAATGAAAAAAGTTGTATTAGCTTATAGTGGAGGATTAGATACCTCGTATTGTTTGAAATATTTAAAAAATGAAAAAGGATACGAAGTTCACACCGTACTTGTAGATACAGGAGGATTTGATGCTGAAGAATTATCAGCAATTGAAAAAAGAGCTTACGAATTAGGAAGCGCACAACACGCCAATTTGACTATCATTGACAAATATTATGATAAAGCTATAAAATATTTGATTTTTGGAAACGTATTAAAAAACAATACATATCCATTATCAGTAAGTGCAGAACGTGTTTTTCAGGCAATTGAAGCTATAAAATATGCTAAAAAAGTAGGAGCAAGCGCGATCGCACACGGAAGTACAGGTGCAGGAAATGATCAGATTCGTTTTGATTTAATTTTCCAAACCATCGCTCCGGAAATTGAAATTATTACACCAATTAGAGATTTAAAACTTTCAAGACAAGAAGAAGTAGATTATTTGGCTCAAAACGGAGTTCACTATTCTTGGGAAAAAGCACAATATTCTATCAATAAAGGACTTTGGGGAACAAGCGTTGGAGGAAAAGAAACCTTAACTTCAAGTCAACCGTTACCAAGTGAAGCATATCCGTCTCAATTGCAAAAAGAAGGAGAAGAAAAAGTGACTTTGCATTTTGAACAAGGAGAATTAGTGGCATTAAATGGTAAAAAAGATGCACCGGAAAATAATATTGTAAAACTTGAAAAACTGGCAAATGTTTATGCAATTGGTAGAGATATTCATGTTGGAGATACAATTATAGGAATTAAAGGAAGAGTTGGTTTTGAAGCTGCAGCTCCATTAATCATTATAAAAGCGCACCATTTATTAGAGAAACATACACTTGGTAAATGGCAACAATACTGGAAAGAACAATTAGGAAACTGGTACGGAATGTTATTTCACGAAGGTCAGTTTTTAGATCCTGTAATGAGAAACATCGAAACTTTCCTGCAAGACACACAAAAAACAGTAAACGGAACCGTAACGGTTTCATTAAAACCATATCATTTTTCGCTTGACGGAATCGAATCTAAAAATGATTTGATGAACACAGGTTTTGGTCAATACGGAGAAATGAACAATGCATGGACATCTGACGATGCAAAAGGATTTATCAAAATTCTTGGAAATGCACAAAATATATTTTCATCAGTAAACCATTTAACTCATGATTAATGTTGGAATAATTGGTGGTTCGGGCTACACAGCCGGAGAACTTATCAGAATCTTGATGTATCATCCCAATGTAAACATCGATTTTGTTTACAGTACAACCAATTCTGGTAAACCACTTTCAGTGGCGCACCACGATTTGATGGGAGATATTGAAATGAATTTTACGGATGTTGTAAATCCAAATGTAAATGTAGTTTTCTTGTGTTTAGGTCACGGAAAATCGATTTCATTTTTGGAAGAAAACAAGTTTGCAAGTCATACCAAAATCATTGATTTGGGAAATGATTTCAGATTAACGAAAGATGCTAATTTCGAAGGAAAAGAATTCATTTACGGATTGCCTGAATTAAATAAAGCGGAAATTAAAAAAGCAAATTTTATTGCAAATCCAGGTTGTTTTGCTACAGCTATTCAATTGGCTTTATTGCCTTTAGCAAAAAATAATCTATTGAAATCTGACGTTCATATTAATGCAACAACTGGAAGTACAGGTGCGGGTGTAAGTCTTGCCGAAACTTCTCATTTTAGTTGGAGAAACAATAATATGTCGCATTATAAAGCTTTTGAACACCAACATTTGGGCGAAATCAACCAAAGCGTTAATCAATTGCAAGCGGATTATTCAGATGAATTAATTTTTGTTCCGAATAGAGGCGATTTCACAAGAGGAATTTTTGCAACATTATACACAACTTATGAAGAAAGCTTAGAAGATTTAGTTGCCAAATACGAAGATTTCTATAAAAATGAACCTTTTGTAACCGTTACAACGACAAACATCAATATGAAACAAGTCGTTCAAACCAACAAATGTATCATTAGTTTATTGAAAAAAGGAAACCGGATTTTAATCACTTCAATCATTGACAACTTAACCAAAGGTGCTTCAGGACAAGCGATTCAAAACATGAATTTAATGTTCGGATTAGAAGAAACTACAGGTTTACATTTGAAACCAAGCGGATTTTAGGAAAAATTGTTTCAGGTTTAAAGTTTCAAGTTTCACGTTCTGTACGTAACTTGAAACAAGAGATATGAAACTTAACAATAGTTTCAAGTTTAATGTTTCACGTTCTCTATATAACTTGAAACATTAAACCTGAAACAAAAAAAACAAAAATTGACATGAATTTATTTAACGTATACCCACTTTATGATATAACTCCTGTAAAAGCGCTAGATTGCACAATTACAGACAATAACGGAGTGGAATATTTAGACTTATATAGCGGACATGGTGTAATTTCGATTGGCCATACGCAACCTGATTATGTAGAAAAACTAAAAAATCAATTAGATCATTTAGGATTTTATTCGAATGCAATTCAGAATCCTTTGCAGGTAGAATTGGCTCAGAAATTAGGTAAACTTTCAGGATTAGAAGATTACGAATTGTTTTTATGCAGTTCTGGAGCTGAAGCAAATGAAAATGCTTTAAAATTAGCGTCTTTCCATAACGGAAAATCAAGAGTTGTAGCTTTCGATAATTCTTTCCACGGAAGAACTTCTGCAGCCGTTGCTGTTACAGACAATAAGAAAATTGTAGCACCAATTAATGCACAACAAGTAGTTACTTTTTTACCTTTAAATCAAATCGAATTAGTTGAAGCAGAACTTGAAAAAGGAGATGTTACAGCAGTAATTATTGAAGGAATTCAAGGAGTTGGAGGTTTAGATCAAGGAACAACAGAATTTTTTCAGGCTTTAGAAAAAGCATGTAAAAAACATGATGTTGTTTTGATTTTAGACGAAGTACAATCAGGATATGGAAGAAGCGGAAAATTCTTCGCATTTCAACATCACGGAATCAACGCTGATATTATTTCAGTTGCGAAAGGAATGGGGAACGGATTTCCGGTTGGAGCCATTTTAATTTCTCCAAAATTTGAAGCAAGTTTCGGATTATTAGGAACCACTTTCGGCGGAAGCCATTTATCTTGTGCAGCAGGAATTGCGGTTCTTGACGTAATTGAAAAACTAGATTTACAAAAAAATGTAAACGAAGTTTATGAGTATTTCTTAGAAAAAATTAAAGAAGTTCCCGGAATCAAACAAGTAAAAGGAAAAGGATTAATGCTTGGAGTAGAATTTGATTTTGACGTTGCTGCTTTAAGAAAAAAACTAATCATCGAAAAACACATTTTTACAGGAAGTGCTAACAACAAAAATCTATTAAGAATTTTGCCACCATTGACAGTGAAAAAAGCTGATATTGATACTTTTATCGTAGCTTTAAAAGAAAGTTTGCAAGAACTTCAAAACTAAAGTTTACCAAATACTTTTAATTCGTTTAATCGTTTAACTGGTTAATCGATTAAACGAATTAACGACTAACCAATTAAACCAAAAAAATGAATCCATTATCAATTGAAAAACGCAATCTGGTTTTGCGCTCTATGGCAAAACTGGTCGAGCAGGAGCGGAGTCAGATTATCTTGACC
This genomic window from Flavobacterium sp. 9 contains:
- the argC gene encoding N-acetyl-gamma-glutamyl-phosphate reductase translates to MINVGIIGGSGYTAGELIRILMYHPNVNIDFVYSTTNSGKPLSVAHHDLMGDIEMNFTDVVNPNVNVVFLCLGHGKSISFLEENKFASHTKIIDLGNDFRLTKDANFEGKEFIYGLPELNKAEIKKANFIANPGCFATAIQLALLPLAKNNLLKSDVHINATTGSTGAGVSLAETSHFSWRNNNMSHYKAFEHQHLGEINQSVNQLQADYSDELIFVPNRGDFTRGIFATLYTTYEESLEDLVAKYEDFYKNEPFVTVTTTNINMKQVVQTNKCIISLLKKGNRILITSIIDNLTKGASGQAIQNMNLMFGLEETTGLHLKPSGF
- a CDS encoding GNAT family N-acetyltransferase; protein product: MKISIVVTQEEHFKFAQEICDTIESSALLRGTGIAKRTPEYIQKKMSNGDAMIALADGKFAGFCYIESWQHGKFVAHSGLIVHPDYRSLGLAKKIKSKVFDYSLKRYPDAKIFGITTGLAVMKINSDLGYKPVPFSELTTDPSFWSGCKTCTNYEILKSKENKMCLCTGMLYDPKEKQKDPPRHPFNEAVLSRLKKIKQALFLNKLLSFIFLT
- a CDS encoding argininosuccinate synthase, with protein sequence MKKVVLAYSGGLDTSYCLKYLKNEKGYEVHTVLVDTGGFDAEELSAIEKRAYELGSAQHANLTIIDKYYDKAIKYLIFGNVLKNNTYPLSVSAERVFQAIEAIKYAKKVGASAIAHGSTGAGNDQIRFDLIFQTIAPEIEIITPIRDLKLSRQEEVDYLAQNGVHYSWEKAQYSINKGLWGTSVGGKETLTSSQPLPSEAYPSQLQKEGEEKVTLHFEQGELVALNGKKDAPENNIVKLEKLANVYAIGRDIHVGDTIIGIKGRVGFEAAAPLIIIKAHHLLEKHTLGKWQQYWKEQLGNWYGMLFHEGQFLDPVMRNIETFLQDTQKTVNGTVTVSLKPYHFSLDGIESKNDLMNTGFGQYGEMNNAWTSDDAKGFIKILGNAQNIFSSVNHLTHD
- a CDS encoding aspartate aminotransferase family protein, whose translation is MNLFNVYPLYDITPVKALDCTITDNNGVEYLDLYSGHGVISIGHTQPDYVEKLKNQLDHLGFYSNAIQNPLQVELAQKLGKLSGLEDYELFLCSSGAEANENALKLASFHNGKSRVVAFDNSFHGRTSAAVAVTDNKKIVAPINAQQVVTFLPLNQIELVEAELEKGDVTAVIIEGIQGVGGLDQGTTEFFQALEKACKKHDVVLILDEVQSGYGRSGKFFAFQHHGINADIISVAKGMGNGFPVGAILISPKFEASFGLLGTTFGGSHLSCAAGIAVLDVIEKLDLQKNVNEVYEYFLEKIKEVPGIKQVKGKGLMLGVEFDFDVAALRKKLIIEKHIFTGSANNKNLLRILPPLTVKKADIDTFIVALKESLQELQN
- a CDS encoding M1 family metallopeptidase gives rise to the protein MKKHSFKSLLTMAFFVGVSSVWAQQTPAGTAVNPVNNYNYHDAFAPNFYTKNGTPTRSASGQPGVEYWQNRADYQITAKLNGTTNEIIGTDEVTYTNNSPDKLSFVWMYLDQNLFKADSRGNAVVPLTGSRNGAQGQVFDGGNKIKSVKVISVGKKKTEVDAKYVITDTRMQVFLPEELASKGGSVKIKIEFSFIAPFEGSDRMGVLETKNGKIFTIAQWYPRMCVYDDVRGWNTAPYLGASEFYLEYGDFDVKITTPANYYVVGSGELLNGAEVLPAEQFKRYKEASLSDKTVSIRSASEVAATATANATAVKTWHYQIKNARDFSWASSPAFILDGAKINLPSGKKALALSAYPVESDGKDGYGRSTEYVKAAIENYSKRWFEYPYPVATNVAGNEGGMEYPGIVFCGWESKGKDLWGVTDHEFGHIWFPMIVGSNERLFAWMDEGFNTFINSLSTAEFNKGEYNDPPTDLHKNAEPFTRPDLETIMSSPDNMKEANIGMLCYFKPSSGLIILREQILGKERFDTAFRTYVERWAYKHPQPDDFFRSMENVAGEDLSWFWRSWYVNNWRFDQGVNSIKYVKNDPSKGVVITVENFDKMPMPIVLDVKTKSGKVSRVTVPVEIWQRNNVWSFKHDSTEEIQSITLDPDHVFPDHNEANNIWTAGKSTIEKDIILDGYLGIYSTTKAPLKIEFTEKNSTLNAEITNYPKFPVSPVENEKDTFESTGAGLKFKFNEAKTGFDMIILGSGQSIPFTK